A part of Aegilops tauschii subsp. strangulata cultivar AL8/78 chromosome 2, Aet v6.0, whole genome shotgun sequence genomic DNA contains:
- the LOC109731838 gene encoding uncharacterized protein, with the protein MAGAVINTGLAATSVAAIQTHAAPKLLFADYQCICVATDALKSIAMDAALLLLVVIDLAGTSSSTVVVGCTTPYRLLSTSPRIVLATALVLLGWTGALVAHTQSANRGTSQTLPLSTNPHSRHKSPSSSILPSRIPSPLRGGGDSSCGRAAAGVGGRCREADAVGPRRRQAWVAAEGRSGSEQRRACAGRRWRARGRARPARAVRERGAHGAARRGEQQLGGSSARGWRPEAAAGSRGRHGARRAEPTGGSGRGTCGRARARGAARAWPEAPRVVGGGSPSVLEPHARPSLCIASSSSPPGLSTASSHLNTGGMRVRAARERETGGDSWRQGLWRRQHWERQGRRRQWPLMERCLSCHQDASRMVMTSGRSVWPWSYERQRLLSPRLSSCLSSCLSSRSQLNLIGKRSAWQAFRFSVMLLDIKRG; encoded by the exons ATGGCCGGCGCAGTCATCAACACCGGCCTGGCCGCCACCAGCGTCGCTGCCATCCAAACGCACGCCGCCCCCAAGCTCCTCTTCGCGGACTACCAGTGCATCTGTGTCGCCACCGACGCCCTCAAGAGCATCGCCATGGACGCGGCCTTGCTGCTGCTGGTGGTCATCGAC CTCGCCGGCACGTCCAGCTCCACGGTCGTGGTCGGCTGCACCACGCCGTACAGGCTGCTCTCAACCAGCCCTCGTATCGTGCTGGCCACCGCGCTGGTCCTCT TGGGGTGGACTGGAGCACTCGTCGCCCACACCCAATCCGCCAATCGTGGCACCTCGCAAACCCTACCCCTTTCCACCAATCCTCACAGCCGCCACAAGTCTCCCTCTTCCTCCATCCTCCCCTCCCGCATCCCATCCCCtctacgcggcggcggcgacagcagcTGTGGGCGCGCAGCGGCAGGCGTAGGCGGGCGGTGCAGGGAGGCGGACGCGGTCGGGccacggcggcggcaggcgtgGGTGGCTGCGGAAGGGCGCAGCGGAAGCGAGCAGCGCCGGGCGTGCGCGGGGCGGCGCTGGAGGGCGCGGGGCAGGGCGCGGCCGGCGCGTGCGGTGCGTGAACGAGGCGCGCATGGGGCGGCCAGGCGGGGCGAGCAGCAGCTTGGCGGCAGTAGCGCGCGCGGTTGGCGCCCAGAAGCAGCAGCGGGCTCGCGCGGGCGGCACGGGGCGCGGCGTGCAGAGCCGACGGGCGGTAGCGGGCGGGGCACATGCGGCCGGGCTCGTGCGCGAGGCGCGGCCAGGGCGTGGCCTGAGGCGCCTAGGGTAGTTGGTGGTGGCTCGCCTTCCGTCCTCGAGCCCCACGCCCGTCCTTCTCTCTGCatcgcctcctcttcctcccctccaGGCCTCTCCACCGCGTCGTCACACCTAAACACCGGCGGGATGAGAGTGAGggcggcgagggagagagagacagGAGGGGATTCGTGGCGCCAGGGGCTATGGCGGCGGCAACATTGGGAAAggcaggggaggaggaggcagtgGCCGCTGATGGAGAGGTGCCTCTCCTGCCATCAAGATGCATCCAGAATGGTGATGACGAGCGGCCGATCAGTGTGGCCATGGTCTTACGAACGACAGAGGCTTCTCTCCCCCCGCCTCtcctcttgcctctcctcctgcCT